In Streptomyces violaceusniger Tu 4113, one DNA window encodes the following:
- a CDS encoding FAD-dependent oxidoreductase has product MTIGIVGAGLGGLALARVLHVNGIDAIVYEREPSRDARGQGGMLDLHTETGQRAIHEAGLIDQFRAMARREGQDLRLLEPDGTLLLQEDTPEDAPLDRPEVDRADLRHLLLDSLPEHAVRWGHAFEHAGDGLLHFADGSSTTYDLLVGADGADSRVRALLTDARPTHTGQNVVELGIPEIDRTHPDLAAMVGRGNYWALGNGQSLSAQRNGDGRVRIYLSFYTAEDWFGRSGIPFDDPAAARARLIDLFTGWDARFTALIAACDDTVLPRSITTLPVGLTWPSTPDITLLGDAAHLMPPVGQGANMALLDGALLGLALAAHPDDFPAAVGEYEREMFERTSTAGRQSASVQEILMSPDAGRKMLAFFQPR; this is encoded by the coding sequence ATGACCATCGGCATCGTTGGAGCCGGCTTGGGCGGCCTGGCCCTTGCCCGTGTGCTGCACGTGAACGGCATCGACGCCATCGTGTACGAACGCGAACCGTCGCGCGACGCCCGCGGTCAGGGCGGCATGCTCGACCTGCACACCGAGACCGGTCAACGGGCGATACACGAGGCCGGTCTGATCGACCAGTTCCGCGCGATGGCCCGTCGCGAAGGCCAGGACCTGCGCCTTCTGGAGCCGGACGGCACCCTCCTGCTGCAGGAGGACACGCCCGAGGACGCCCCGCTCGACCGACCCGAGGTCGACCGTGCCGATCTGCGTCATCTGCTGCTGGATTCGCTGCCCGAGCACGCGGTGCGTTGGGGGCACGCCTTCGAGCACGCCGGTGACGGCCTGCTGCACTTCGCCGACGGCAGCAGCACGACGTATGACCTGTTGGTCGGCGCCGACGGCGCGGACTCCCGGGTCCGCGCCCTGCTCACCGACGCCCGACCAACGCACACCGGCCAAAACGTCGTTGAGCTCGGGATTCCCGAGATCGACCGCACCCATCCCGATCTCGCGGCGATGGTTGGGCGCGGCAATTACTGGGCGCTCGGCAACGGACAATCCCTCTCGGCACAGCGCAACGGCGACGGCCGCGTACGCATCTACCTCAGCTTCTACACCGCCGAGGACTGGTTCGGCCGTAGTGGCATCCCGTTCGACGACCCCGCCGCCGCCCGGGCGCGGCTGATCGACCTGTTCACCGGCTGGGACGCACGGTTCACCGCGCTGATCGCCGCCTGCGACGACACGGTCCTGCCACGGTCGATCACCACGCTTCCGGTCGGTCTGACCTGGCCGTCGACACCGGACATCACGCTGCTCGGCGACGCCGCGCACCTGATGCCGCCGGTGGGGCAGGGCGCCAACATGGCACTGCTCGACGGCGCCTTGCTCGGCCTCGCGCTGGCCGCGCACCCGGACGACTTTCCCGCCGCCGTGGGGGAATACGAACGCGAGATGTTCGAACGCACCAGCACTGCCGGTCGGCAGTCCGCGAGCGTCCAGGAAATCCTGATGTCGCCGGACGCCGGCCGGAAGATGCTCGCGTTCTTCCAGCCGCGCTGA
- a CDS encoding Clp protease N-terminal domain-containing protein — MPFERFTVEARKVVVTAQEEARLLKHHYIGTEHILLGLLDAPDSTAAKVLHRLGYDKETARADIAAVVKPGAQELSGHIPFAPRAKKTLDLAVREAQQLHHTYIGTEHILLALVSEGEGVGAKALAERISPISKIRAAVLASAEGSPDAAAGPWPAGTPATEDTVSAAGALAGGAPVGSHHLLEAMLRAENSMAARVLRELGVDPDAVAAKIDELDPETTTDANPEEAAARRMEIRLVDEEVHLILRDPATVTIAKNVTELSGGPIHGVGPVAGMFVPLWRSTNQLLLQIQRVLEPEPEEADGSAASKVAKAVRTVLAPRLRR, encoded by the coding sequence ATGCCATTTGAAAGGTTCACGGTGGAAGCCCGCAAGGTGGTCGTCACGGCTCAGGAGGAGGCGAGGCTGCTCAAGCACCACTACATCGGCACGGAGCACATCCTGTTGGGGCTGCTCGACGCGCCGGACAGCACGGCGGCGAAGGTTCTGCACCGGCTCGGGTACGACAAGGAGACGGCGCGGGCCGATATCGCCGCGGTGGTCAAGCCCGGCGCGCAGGAGCTGAGCGGCCATATCCCGTTCGCGCCGCGCGCGAAGAAGACGCTGGACCTCGCCGTGCGCGAGGCGCAGCAGCTCCACCACACCTACATCGGTACGGAACACATCCTGCTCGCCCTGGTCAGCGAAGGTGAGGGCGTCGGCGCGAAGGCGCTTGCCGAGCGGATCAGTCCGATCAGCAAGATCCGTGCCGCGGTGCTGGCCTCAGCGGAGGGATCGCCGGACGCCGCGGCAGGCCCATGGCCGGCCGGCACACCTGCCACGGAGGACACCGTGTCCGCCGCCGGCGCGCTGGCCGGTGGCGCACCGGTCGGCAGCCATCACCTTCTAGAGGCGATGCTGCGGGCGGAGAACAGCATGGCGGCCAGGGTGTTGCGCGAACTCGGAGTCGACCCGGACGCGGTCGCCGCCAAGATCGACGAACTGGACCCGGAGACGACCACGGACGCGAACCCGGAGGAAGCCGCCGCGCGCAGGATGGAAATCCGGCTGGTCGACGAAGAGGTGCACCTGATCCTGCGGGACCCGGCAACGGTCACGATCGCCAAGAACGTCACCGAGCTGTCCGGCGGCCCGATCCATGGCGTCGGGCCGGTCGCCGGGATGTTCGTCCCGCTCTGGCGGTCGACCAACCAACTGCTGCTGCAGATCCAGCGCGTGCTGGAACCGGAACCCGAGGAGGCGGACGGATCCGCCGCGAGCAAGGTGGCCAAGGCCGTGCGTACGGTGCTCGCGCCCCGGCTCCGCCGGTGA